Proteins found in one Rhodobacteraceae bacterium D3-12 genomic segment:
- a CDS encoding branched-chain amino acid ABC transporter permease — protein sequence MDAIFLQILNGLDKGSAYALIALGLTLIFGTLGVVNFAHGALFMIGAFCAVTLSKLFAYEVATGEVEKTPWGAEKAVTRPLMESWLGESIGGSLIDWAVPLALLFSIPIMIAVGLIMERGLIKHFYNRPHADQILVTFGLAIILQEIIRGIFSANPIQTPEPQAFKGTFDFGVWLGMEANVVVYPYWRMTYFFFSAVVIGGVFAFLRYTTFGMVVRAGMADRETVGLLGININRRFTIMFALAAVVAGWAGVMYAPINAPNYHMGMDFLVLSFVVVVVGGMGSLPGAVAAGFLLGILESFASMTAVKDLLDGIDQIIIYLVAIVILLTRPRGLMGKKGVMED from the coding sequence ATGGACGCAATTTTCCTGCAAATCCTGAACGGGCTCGACAAGGGGTCGGCCTATGCGCTGATCGCTCTTGGGCTCACGCTGATCTTCGGCACGCTCGGCGTGGTGAACTTCGCGCATGGTGCGCTTTTCATGATCGGCGCGTTCTGCGCGGTGACACTCTCCAAACTCTTCGCCTACGAAGTGGCAACCGGAGAGGTCGAGAAAACACCATGGGGGGCTGAAAAAGCAGTCACCCGCCCGCTAATGGAAAGCTGGCTGGGCGAAAGCATAGGTGGGTCTCTGATTGACTGGGCGGTGCCATTGGCGCTGCTGTTCTCGATCCCGATAATGATTGCTGTCGGCCTCATTATGGAACGCGGGCTGATCAAACACTTCTATAACCGTCCCCACGCGGATCAGATCCTCGTCACCTTCGGGCTTGCCATCATCCTTCAGGAAATCATCCGTGGGATTTTTTCGGCCAACCCGATCCAAACACCCGAACCTCAGGCCTTCAAAGGCACCTTTGACTTCGGCGTCTGGCTGGGCATGGAAGCCAACGTGGTGGTTTATCCCTACTGGCGTATGACCTATTTCTTCTTTTCCGCGGTGGTCATCGGCGGCGTCTTTGCCTTCCTGCGCTATACGACATTTGGCATGGTGGTGCGTGCCGGCATGGCCGACCGTGAAACCGTCGGCCTGTTGGGCATCAATATCAACCGCCGCTTTACCATCATGTTTGCCCTCGCCGCGGTTGTCGCGGGTTGGGCCGGGGTGATGTATGCCCCGATCAACGCCCCCAACTACCACATGGGCATGGACTTCCTCGTGCTCAGCTTCGTGGTCGTGGTTGTCGGCGGCATGGGCTCCCTGCCCGGTGCGGTCGCGGCGGGCTTCTTGCTCGGCATCCTCGAAAGCTTCGCCTCGATGACGGCCGTGAAAGACCTTCTCGACGGCATCGACCAGATCATCATCTACTTGGTGGCAATTGTTATCCTGCTCACGCGCCCGCGCGGACTTATGGGCAAAAAAGGCGTGATGGAGGACTAA
- a CDS encoding helix-turn-helix domain-containing protein, whose product MPETRLAGNRIRERRLLQGMRQSQLAKLVEISPSYLNLIEHNRRRIGGKLLINIAGVLGVEPSLLAEGAEAALIERLRRAAAEADEEGAELAQVEDFAGRFPGWARLVAAQGRRIAALERAVASLNDRLTHDPHLAATLHEVLDTATSIRSTAGILVDTKEIEPEWRERFHRNINEDALRLADGARSLAGFLDAEDAGENEPGSPQDELEAFWSAHSGHFQALEEVKTVEIPEALVAGASQLVSASAQVQARAALDRYRRDADLMPLPEVLGVLEEAGPNPLILSERFGVDLGAAMRRIASVPELEAGLVICDGSGTITFRQPVEGFVLPRYGAACPLWPLFRALSRPLVPLFERLHQPGRRDGRVQERAFVTYAVAQPRSAPGLNRDPLYEAHMLILPVNGPLQAAEGETGGEGNGIAVGANCRICTARNCQARREPSIMTGGV is encoded by the coding sequence ATGCCCGAGACGAGGCTGGCGGGAAACAGGATACGCGAAAGGCGGCTGTTGCAGGGGATGCGGCAATCGCAGTTGGCCAAGCTTGTCGAGATTTCGCCAAGCTACTTGAACCTGATTGAGCATAACCGGCGCAGAATCGGCGGTAAGTTGCTGATCAATATTGCCGGGGTGCTGGGGGTGGAGCCATCGCTGTTGGCAGAAGGCGCCGAGGCGGCATTGATCGAGCGGTTGCGCCGGGCTGCCGCAGAGGCCGACGAAGAGGGGGCCGAGCTGGCGCAGGTTGAGGATTTTGCCGGGCGGTTTCCGGGCTGGGCGCGTTTGGTCGCGGCGCAGGGGCGCAGGATTGCGGCATTGGAGCGGGCGGTGGCATCGTTGAATGATCGCCTGACGCATGATCCGCATTTGGCGGCGACCTTGCACGAGGTTCTGGATACGGCAACCTCGATCCGCTCGACCGCAGGGATTTTGGTCGACACCAAGGAGATCGAGCCGGAATGGCGTGAGCGGTTCCATCGCAACATCAACGAAGACGCGTTGCGCCTTGCCGATGGGGCGCGATCGCTTGCCGGGTTTCTGGATGCGGAAGATGCGGGCGAGAATGAGCCGGGGTCGCCGCAAGACGAATTGGAGGCGTTCTGGTCGGCGCATAGCGGGCATTTTCAGGCGCTGGAGGAGGTCAAGACCGTCGAAATTCCCGAAGCGCTTGTCGCCGGAGCAAGCCAGTTGGTGTCGGCCAGCGCACAGGTTCAGGCGCGTGCGGCGCTGGATCGCTATCGCCGCGACGCCGATCTTATGCCGTTACCAGAGGTATTAGGCGTGCTTGAAGAGGCGGGGCCAAATCCGCTGATCCTGTCGGAGCGGTTTGGTGTTGATCTGGGCGCGGCGATGCGGCGAATCGCGAGCGTGCCGGAGTTGGAGGCGGGGTTGGTGATCTGTGACGGGTCGGGCACGATCACATTTCGCCAGCCGGTCGAGGGGTTTGTTTTGCCGCGCTATGGGGCTGCTTGTCCGTTGTGGCCGCTGTTCAGGGCGTTGAGCCGCCCGTTGGTGCCGTTGTTTGAACGGTTGCATCAGCCGGGGCGGCGGGATGGGCGCGTGCAGGAGCGTGCGTTTGTCACCTATGCCGTGGCGCAACCGCGTAGCGCGCCGGGGTTGAACCGTGATCCGCTCTACGAGGCGCATATGCTGATCCTGCCGGTGAATGGCCCGTTGCAGGCCGCCGAGGGTGAGACGGGCGGCGAGGGCAATGGCATCGCCGTGGGGGCGAATTGCCGGATTTGCACCGCGCGAAACTGTCAGGCGCGGCGCGAGCCATCAATTATGACCGGCGGCGTATGA
- a CDS encoding substrate-binding protein, translating to MTNSNFTRRGLLKRSAVGGAGLALPTIFTASSASAYTNEPTGGSVTLGFNVPQTGPYAEEGLDELRAQELAVEHLNGGGDGGMMSSFSSKALKGNGILGKKVEFVTGDTQTKSDAARASAKSMIEKDGAIMINGGSSSGVAVAVQGLCQEAGVIFMAGLTHSNDTTGKDKKANGFRHFFNAYMSGAALAPVLAKEYGKERRAYHLTADYTWGWTQQESIQAATEAVGWETVNNVLTPLASTDFSSYIAPVLNSGADVLVLNHYGGNMVNSLTNAIQFGLRDKMANGKQFEIVVPLYSELMAAGAGANVQGVFGSMNWNWQLQDDGTKAFVKSFGEKYGRPPSNSAQTCYAQIMLYADACERAGTFNPCGVAEALEGFEFDGLGNGPTLYRAEDHQCFKDVLVMKGKENPTNEYDTLEIVEVTPRAQVEYAADHPMFAGGELGSCNSGT from the coding sequence ATGACCAATTCTAATTTCACGCGCCGCGGCTTGCTCAAGCGAAGCGCGGTTGGCGGTGCCGGACTCGCTTTGCCGACCATCTTCACAGCAAGCTCGGCCTCTGCTTACACCAACGAACCCACAGGCGGCAGCGTCACGCTCGGCTTTAACGTGCCTCAAACCGGCCCCTATGCCGAAGAAGGCCTTGACGAACTGCGCGCCCAAGAGCTTGCCGTCGAGCACCTGAACGGTGGCGGCGATGGCGGCATGATGAGCAGCTTCTCGTCGAAAGCCCTCAAAGGGAACGGCATTCTGGGCAAGAAGGTCGAATTCGTAACTGGCGACACCCAAACTAAATCTGACGCCGCACGCGCATCGGCCAAGTCGATGATCGAAAAAGACGGTGCCATCATGATCAACGGCGGCTCGTCCTCGGGCGTGGCCGTGGCGGTTCAGGGTCTCTGCCAAGAGGCTGGCGTCATCTTCATGGCGGGTCTGACCCACTCGAATGACACCACCGGCAAAGATAAAAAAGCCAACGGTTTCCGTCACTTCTTTAACGCCTACATGTCCGGTGCCGCGCTCGCGCCCGTGCTGGCCAAGGAATACGGCAAGGAACGCCGCGCCTATCACCTCACCGCCGACTACACCTGGGGCTGGACCCAGCAAGAGTCGATCCAGGCCGCAACCGAAGCCGTCGGTTGGGAGACCGTCAACAACGTGCTGACGCCGCTCGCCTCGACCGATTTCTCGTCCTATATCGCTCCGGTTCTGAACTCCGGCGCAGACGTGCTGGTGCTCAACCACTACGGCGGCAACATGGTGAACTCGCTGACCAACGCGATTCAATTCGGCCTGCGTGACAAGATGGCGAACGGCAAGCAGTTCGAAATCGTTGTTCCGCTCTACTCCGAGCTGATGGCAGCCGGCGCCGGTGCCAACGTGCAAGGCGTGTTCGGTTCGATGAACTGGAACTGGCAGCTTCAGGATGACGGCACCAAAGCCTTCGTTAAATCCTTTGGCGAGAAATACGGCCGTCCGCCGTCGAACTCGGCACAAACCTGCTACGCTCAGATCATGCTCTATGCAGATGCCTGTGAGCGGGCCGGAACCTTCAACCCATGCGGTGTTGCCGAAGCCCTCGAAGGCTTTGAATTCGACGGCTTGGGCAATGGTCCAACGCTCTATCGCGCCGAGGATCACCAGTGCTTCAAAGACGTGCTGGTCATGAAGGGCAAAGAGAACCCGACGAACGAGTATGACACGCTGGAAATCGTCGAAGTGACGCCGCGCGCTCAGGTTGAGTATGCGGCCGACCACCCGATGTTTGCGGGCGGCGAGCTCGGTTCCTGCAACTCGGGCACCTAA
- a CDS encoding branched-chain amino acid ABC transporter permease translates to MLGLNKKDTGLLLVVIALSLFAPIILNIFPKGSGLAFFNGGYPDLMQRFVIFGIFAIGFNILFGLTGYLSFGHAAFLGIGSYAAVWMFKLLSYNVVPALILSVIMAGLLSVVIGYISLRRSGIYFSILTLAFAQMMYAIAYSDLFGRWLGTSLTNGETGLQVYTNDPQHLLGDGPTVPHIFGLEMRAHYDLTVGAWEFTFPVGYYFCAIFLVLSFYLSIRIFRSPFGLMLRAIKSNQTRMSYTGLNSKPYTLAAFIISGMYAGLAGGLLASMDPLAGAERMYWTESGAVVIMTVLGGAGTLIGPILGAGTIKYMENIISKMNEKLLHQWFDFLPQSLEHAMVWIASWFTGEGWHLTLGALFMLVIIFLPGGLVEGGQKILNLFRRKKPDANDDTSKHSTPAE, encoded by the coding sequence ATGCTCGGTCTCAACAAGAAAGACACAGGCCTTCTGCTCGTCGTCATCGCATTGTCGCTGTTTGCGCCAATCATTCTCAATATCTTCCCCAAGGGGTCGGGACTGGCGTTCTTCAATGGCGGCTATCCCGACCTGATGCAGCGCTTCGTGATCTTCGGGATTTTCGCGATTGGCTTTAACATCCTGTTTGGATTGACCGGCTACCTTTCCTTTGGGCACGCCGCCTTCCTCGGCATCGGTTCCTACGCCGCCGTTTGGATGTTCAAACTGCTCAGCTACAACGTGGTGCCTGCCCTGATCCTAAGCGTCATTATGGCGGGGCTGCTTTCGGTCGTGATCGGCTACATCAGCCTGCGCCGCTCTGGCATCTACTTTTCAATCCTTACGCTGGCATTTGCCCAGATGATGTATGCCATCGCTTATTCCGACCTCTTCGGGCGCTGGCTTGGAACGTCGCTGACAAATGGCGAAACCGGGCTTCAGGTCTATACCAACGACCCACAACACCTCTTGGGCGATGGGCCAACCGTGCCGCATATCTTCGGCCTCGAAATGCGCGCGCATTACGACCTGACGGTCGGCGCTTGGGAATTCACCTTCCCCGTCGGCTATTACTTCTGCGCCATCTTCCTTGTGCTCTCGTTCTACTTGTCGATCCGCATCTTCCGCTCTCCCTTTGGGCTGATGCTGCGGGCGATCAAATCGAACCAGACCCGGATGAGCTATACAGGCCTCAACAGCAAACCCTACACCCTTGCCGCCTTTATCATCTCGGGCATGTATGCCGGGCTTGCCGGTGGTCTGCTGGCCTCAATGGACCCCCTCGCCGGAGCCGAGCGCATGTATTGGACCGAAAGCGGCGCGGTCGTCATCATGACCGTGCTGGGCGGCGCTGGCACCCTGATCGGGCCGATCCTTGGCGCAGGCACGATCAAATACATGGAAAACATCATCTCCAAGATGAACGAAAAACTGCTGCATCAGTGGTTCGATTTCCTGCCACAATCGCTTGAACACGCGATGGTCTGGATCGCATCGTGGTTCACCGGCGAAGGCTGGCACCTCACCCTCGGGGCGCTGTTCATGCTGGTCATCAT
- a CDS encoding response regulator, giving the protein MGKHVLLIEDEPNIIEAISFILSRDGWKVDTHSNGQTAMDALRDKQPDLLILDVMLPGMSGYDILRCVREDGEMAGLPVLMLTARGQTKDREMAEKFGANRFMTKPFSNAEVLDAVRALVSG; this is encoded by the coding sequence ATGGGCAAACATGTCCTGTTAATTGAGGATGAGCCGAACATCATCGAGGCAATCAGTTTTATTTTGTCGCGAGACGGGTGGAAAGTAGACACGCATTCGAACGGACAGACCGCGATGGATGCGCTGCGCGACAAGCAGCCCGATCTGTTGATCCTAGATGTGATGCTGCCGGGGATGAGCGGCTATGACATCCTGCGCTGTGTGCGCGAGGATGGCGAAATGGCGGGCTTGCCTGTGCTGATGTTGACCGCGCGGGGGCAGACCAAGGATCGCGAGATGGCCGAGAAATTCGGCGCGAACCGATTTATGACCAAGCCGTTTTCCAATGCCGAAGTGCTTGATGCCGTGCGCGCATTGGTCAGCGGGTAG